One genomic window of Desulfomonilia bacterium includes the following:
- a CDS encoding HAD family hydrolase, translating to MLKTGVFLDRDDTIIKDVPYLKDPDMIMLLPGASRAVRLLNDNAIFAIIITNQSGIARGLLNEADLEAVHKRLRKMLADDSARIDAIYSCPHHPDGVIERYAVRCRCRKPETGLLEDAARDFSLNLSRCYFIGDKQSDIEAIHRVGGKGILVGHSTETISAEYHAKDILDAAEWVIRDICDGNP from the coding sequence TTGCTGAAAACAGGCGTATTTCTAGACAGGGATGACACAATCATAAAGGATGTTCCCTATCTGAAAGATCCGGATATGATCATGCTCCTGCCCGGTGCATCCCGTGCGGTCAGACTTCTCAATGATAACGCCATTTTTGCGATCATAATAACCAACCAGTCGGGAATAGCCAGGGGACTGCTGAATGAAGCCGATCTGGAAGCTGTACACAAGAGACTCAGGAAAATGCTTGCAGATGATTCCGCAAGGATAGACGCCATATATTCATGTCCGCACCATCCCGACGGAGTCATAGAAAGATATGCCGTCAGGTGCAGGTGCCGAAAACCGGAAACAGGACTTCTTGAAGACGCTGCACGCGATTTTTCTCTGAATCTGAGCAGGTGCTATTTTATCGGGGATAAACAAAGCGATATCGAGGCCATACATCGCGTCGGGGGAAAAGGGATTCTCGTTGGACATTCAACTGAAACCATATCAGCCGAATATCATGCAAAGGATATACTGGATGCAGCCGAATGGGTGATAAGGGACATATGTGATGGAAACCCTTGA
- a CDS encoding Gfo/Idh/MocA family oxidoreductase, producing MNDKIRAAVIGVGYLGRFHAQKYAAMEDVELVAVADIDPDRAKEIALETGTAAVTDYSELIGKVDAVSIVVPTSLHRETAIPFLLNGTAVLLEKPMSATIEESQAIIDAAEKGGATLQIGHLERFNPAFANLRDSITKPMFIEVHRISTFKERGTDVDVILDLMIHDIDIILSLVHSNIVSVEAVGVPVLTNNVDIANARLRFESGCIANVTASRISADVMRKIRIFQPDAYISIDYAKNAVDIFTLSQDKKIGHKRLEMSESDALKSEIRSFIDAVKGKSKVVVDGIAGLNAIKVAHMIRQNMILPEN from the coding sequence ATGAACGATAAAATACGGGCGGCGGTTATTGGTGTAGGTTATCTCGGCAGGTTTCACGCCCAGAAATATGCAGCAATGGAAGATGTCGAGCTTGTGGCGGTGGCTGATATCGATCCCGACAGGGCAAAAGAGATTGCACTGGAAACCGGCACTGCCGCTGTTACTGATTATTCGGAACTGATCGGAAAAGTGGATGCAGTCAGCATAGTCGTTCCCACATCTCTTCACCGTGAAACGGCGATCCCCTTCTTGTTGAATGGCACAGCAGTGCTGCTGGAAAAACCCATGAGTGCCACAATAGAAGAATCTCAGGCAATCATAGATGCGGCGGAAAAAGGCGGTGCCACCCTTCAGATAGGGCATCTGGAAAGATTCAATCCGGCATTCGCCAATCTCAGGGACAGCATTACAAAACCCATGTTCATAGAGGTCCACAGGATAAGCACCTTCAAGGAAAGGGGCACGGATGTCGATGTGATACTTGACCTCATGATACATGATATAGATATAATTCTTTCCCTCGTTCATTCAAATATAGTTTCTGTTGAAGCGGTAGGCGTGCCGGTGCTAACGAATAATGTCGATATAGCAAACGCCAGACTGCGCTTCGAATCTGGCTGTATAGCGAATGTAACGGCAAGCCGCATCTCTGCGGATGTTATGAGGAAGATTCGCATATTCCAGCCCGATGCCTACATATCGATCGATTATGCAAAGAACGCCGTGGACATATTCACTCTGAGCCAGGACAAGAAAATAGGACACAAAAGACTGGAGATGTCGGAATCCGATGCGCTCAAATCCGAGATAAGGTCTTTCATCGATGCGGTTAAGGGCAAATCAAAGGTTGTAGTTGACGGGATCGCCGGGCTCAATGCGATAAAGGTGGCCCATATGATCAGACAGAATATGATACTGCCGGAAAATTAG
- the lpxA gene encoding acyl-ACP--UDP-N-acetylglucosamine O-acyltransferase: MPGINSTSVISGKAVIQGGVEIGPYCVIGDDVEIGEGTYIGPHTMINGPTVIGKGCRFEGYASAGGPPQDLKYNGEKTRLEIGDNNLFREFVTLNRGTAGGGGVTRIGDGNLLMAYCHVAHDCQLGSNIVMGNLATLGGHVHIEDRVIIGGMSAIHQFTKIGAYTIMGGGTLVGMDVVPYAKVQGNRAKMYGINTIGLKRNGFSNETIESINKAYRLIFKKGLRLKDAVRKIEDEFAGIPEVMRIVEFIKGSKRGIAR; encoded by the coding sequence ATGCCAGGGATTAATTCAACTTCCGTAATATCCGGTAAGGCCGTTATTCAAGGAGGCGTCGAGATAGGGCCTTACTGTGTAATAGGAGACGATGTCGAGATAGGGGAGGGCACATATATAGGGCCGCATACCATGATAAACGGCCCTACAGTCATCGGAAAAGGATGCAGGTTTGAGGGTTATGCCAGTGCCGGAGGGCCGCCTCAGGACCTCAAATATAATGGGGAAAAGACAAGGCTCGAGATAGGCGACAATAACCTGTTCAGGGAATTCGTAACGCTGAACCGGGGGACAGCAGGCGGCGGCGGTGTAACCAGAATCGGCGACGGCAACCTGCTCATGGCATACTGCCATGTGGCACATGACTGTCAGCTCGGCAGCAATATCGTTATGGGAAACCTCGCTACACTGGGCGGGCATGTCCACATCGAAGACAGGGTCATCATCGGCGGGATGTCAGCCATACACCAGTTCACAAAGATAGGCGCCTATACAATTATGGGCGGTGGCACGCTGGTGGGCATGGATGTGGTTCCATATGCGAAGGTGCAGGGCAACAGGGCGAAGATGTACGGCATCAATACGATAGGGCTTAAAAGAAACGGATTTTCGAATGAAACTATAGAATCAATCAACAAGGCATACCGTCTGATATTCAAAAAGGGACTCCGGCTCAAAGATGCAGTAAGAAAGATTGAAGATGAATTTGCAGGCATTCCCGAGGTTATGAGGATAGTTGAATTCATAAAAGGGTCCAAACGGGGAATTGCGAGATAG
- the msbA gene encoding lipid A export permease/ATP-binding protein MsbA — MGEGFDSESVKSELIPIKVSDLKIYMRLIGFLRPYVKELIIAMLLMGVFSGCMVLQAWIVQPAVKYIFKEKSMTLLYSLALAVIVVFFVKSASDYGRYVLMADIGQKIIKDIRNELYAHIQALSLRYFVRTPTGILMSRITNDVNMVQGSVTSAVTAMVKEISSVIGLLGYAFYLDWQLTLIAMIIFPVIGFFMNRLRKKIKKYARKSMEVMGDINTVLDEAISGIRIVKAFGMEEYEKERFGSYNHKFYRNWMKRLKIRGIASPLMEAIGGVAASAVFVVGGSRVIHSIMTPEQFFSYVTALFMLYQPIKKINEVNIEIQEGVTAAKRIYDVIDAKPDMEEKPDAIDLGRARGDVEYNDVDFSYDGEEYALKGVSFKASEGEKIAFVGESGAGKTTIINLLPRFYDVTSGSITIDGHDLRDLSIKSLRANIAMVEQKNILFNDTIRANIAYGSQDAPLESVIEAAKAANAHEFIMEMPDGYETIAGEGGVRLSGGQMQRICIARAIMKNAPILVLDEATSALDTESEKEVHAALDRLMENRTTFIIAHRLSTIQGADRIIALNRGVIVEEGNHEDLLARNGYYTRLYNLQFGSDDA, encoded by the coding sequence ATGGGTGAGGGATTTGACAGCGAAAGCGTAAAAAGCGAACTTATTCCGATCAAAGTCAGCGATCTCAAGATCTACATGAGGCTGATCGGTTTTTTAAGGCCTTACGTAAAGGAACTAATCATTGCCATGCTGCTGATGGGAGTGTTCTCCGGCTGCATGGTCCTTCAGGCATGGATCGTACAGCCTGCTGTGAAATATATATTCAAAGAAAAAAGCATGACCCTTCTCTATTCGCTTGCCCTGGCCGTAATCGTCGTGTTTTTCGTCAAGTCTGCTTCAGATTACGGAAGATATGTCCTCATGGCTGACATAGGCCAGAAAATAATCAAAGACATAAGAAACGAGCTCTATGCGCATATACAGGCCCTTTCATTGAGATATTTCGTAAGGACCCCTACGGGAATCCTGATGTCGAGAATAACGAATGACGTCAACATGGTGCAGGGTTCGGTAACCAGCGCCGTGACCGCCATGGTAAAGGAGATTTCGAGTGTGATAGGGCTGCTCGGGTATGCCTTTTATCTGGACTGGCAGCTTACGCTCATAGCCATGATAATATTCCCGGTTATCGGCTTTTTCATGAACCGTCTCAGAAAGAAGATAAAAAAATATGCAAGGAAAAGCATGGAGGTGATGGGTGACATCAACACCGTGCTTGATGAAGCCATTTCCGGAATCCGCATAGTTAAGGCCTTCGGCATGGAGGAATACGAAAAGGAAAGGTTCGGCTCGTACAACCATAAATTTTACCGCAACTGGATGAAGCGCCTGAAAATAAGGGGTATAGCCTCTCCGCTCATGGAGGCCATCGGTGGCGTGGCTGCCTCTGCCGTATTTGTTGTAGGCGGGTCCAGGGTCATTCACAGCATCATGACGCCCGAACAGTTCTTTTCATATGTGACGGCGCTATTTATGCTTTATCAGCCTATAAAAAAGATCAATGAAGTCAACATCGAGATACAGGAAGGCGTCACCGCTGCGAAAAGGATATATGATGTAATCGACGCAAAACCTGATATGGAAGAAAAGCCTGATGCAATAGATCTCGGGAGGGCCCGGGGCGATGTCGAGTACAATGATGTGGATTTCAGCTACGACGGAGAGGAATATGCATTGAAAGGGGTCAGCTTCAAGGCATCCGAAGGTGAAAAGATAGCATTTGTCGGAGAGTCGGGGGCAGGCAAAACGACGATCATAAATCTCCTGCCCAGGTTCTATGACGTAACTTCAGGTTCGATAACGATTGACGGCCACGACCTGCGGGACCTCAGCATAAAATCGCTCAGGGCCAACATCGCTATGGTGGAGCAGAAAAACATACTTTTCAACGATACCATAAGGGCGAATATCGCCTACGGATCGCAGGACGCGCCGCTCGAGTCGGTAATCGAGGCCGCAAAGGCGGCGAACGCACATGAATTCATCATGGAAATGCCCGATGGATATGAGACCATAGCCGGCGAGGGCGGCGTCAGGCTTTCCGGCGGACAGATGCAGCGCATTTGCATAGCCCGCGCCATAATGAAAAACGCGCCTATACTGGTACTTGACGAGGCGACTTCCGCACTTGATACGGAAAGCGAAAAAGAGGTCCATGCGGCGCTCGACAGGCTTATGGAAAACAGGACCACGTTCATAATCGCCCACAGGCTTTCCACAATACAGGGTGCCGACAGGATAATCGCACTGAACAGAGGCGTAATCGTGGAAGAAGGCAACCATGAGGACCTCCTGGCCAGGAACGGTTATTACACGAGGCTTTACAACCTCCAGTTCGGGTCTGATGATGCTTGA
- a CDS encoding OmpH family outer membrane protein codes for MRKLSLIALICLMVGLAANLAYAEGNKIGTIDINRVMNDSKQGKAIQATMNKMFQDKQAEAEKYYQKVKSISDQLSAETPAMKQDAKAKLMKQYQQATQELKKFEDSADSELQSKKAALVRPMQDALVELINNFAKKNAYDYIFMREALVYAPESSDITQIILDAFDKEYLDNMAKESAKTPAPATKDSPKK; via the coding sequence ATGAGAAAGTTGTCATTGATAGCACTTATCTGTCTTATGGTTGGTTTGGCTGCAAACCTTGCATATGCTGAGGGAAATAAAATTGGTACCATTGACATTAACAGGGTGATGAATGACAGCAAGCAGGGCAAGGCGATCCAGGCCACAATGAATAAAATGTTTCAGGACAAGCAGGCTGAGGCTGAGAAATATTACCAGAAAGTAAAAAGTATAAGTGATCAGCTCAGTGCGGAGACGCCTGCCATGAAACAGGATGCCAAGGCAAAACTGATGAAGCAGTATCAGCAGGCCACTCAGGAACTGAAGAAGTTCGAGGACAGTGCGGACAGCGAACTGCAGAGCAAGAAAGCAGCTCTTGTCCGACCGATGCAGGATGCCCTTGTCGAATTGATTAACAATTTTGCGAAGAAAAATGCCTATGATTATATTTTTATGAGAGAGGCCCTGGTTTATGCACCTGAAAGTTCTGATATTACACAGATAATCCTGGATGCCTTTGACAAGGAATACCTGGATAATATGGCAAAGGAATCAGCCAAAACGCCTGCCCCTGCAACAAAGGACAGTCCAAAGAAATAA
- the lpxD gene encoding UDP-3-O-(3-hydroxymyristoyl)glucosamine N-acyltransferase — protein sequence MLLSRISEAIGGVLNGRDVEITGISTLEEAGPHDISFLSNPKYAHMALTSKAGAIIVSSLIDREIPQIIVANPYLGFAGTLKLLYPEKTHKPGISEMASICAGAVIGKSSTVFPNVYVGENSEIGEKCVIYPGCFIGDGCRISDGCILYPNVVVYEGSVIGRECIIHSGVVIGGDGFGFVWDGEKHLKIPQKGIVKIGDFVEIGANCTIDRAALTETVIGNDVKIDDMVHIAHNVNVGDHSIIVAQTGIAGSSKLGRHVTLAGQSGIVGHVNIGDGCVVASKAGVHNDLKPGSIVSGAPAMDHKRWLRVQAIIKNLPELLKRVQELERRLDARD from the coding sequence ATGCTTTTATCCAGAATATCAGAAGCCATAGGCGGTGTGCTTAACGGCAGGGATGTTGAGATTACAGGAATCTCTACTCTTGAGGAAGCGGGTCCTCACGATATTTCGTTTCTGTCAAATCCTAAATATGCACATATGGCGCTTACCTCAAAGGCAGGCGCCATAATTGTATCATCCCTTATAGATAGAGAGATTCCACAGATTATCGTGGCGAATCCGTATCTTGGCTTTGCCGGTACGCTCAAGCTTCTGTATCCTGAAAAAACACACAAACCGGGCATATCGGAAATGGCCTCCATATGCGCAGGCGCAGTCATCGGAAAGAGCTCTACGGTTTTCCCCAATGTCTATGTTGGCGAGAATTCTGAAATCGGCGAAAAATGCGTGATATATCCTGGTTGCTTTATAGGAGACGGATGCAGAATTTCGGATGGATGTATCCTGTATCCCAACGTTGTTGTCTATGAAGGCTCTGTTATCGGCAGGGAATGCATAATCCATTCCGGTGTTGTCATAGGAGGTGACGGATTCGGTTTTGTCTGGGACGGAGAAAAACATCTCAAGATCCCTCAGAAAGGAATAGTGAAGATTGGTGACTTCGTGGAAATCGGCGCCAACTGTACAATTGACAGGGCGGCACTTACTGAAACGGTAATAGGGAATGATGTGAAAATCGATGATATGGTTCATATAGCCCACAATGTCAATGTGGGTGATCACTCGATAATCGTTGCCCAGACCGGCATAGCGGGAAGCTCCAAACTTGGCCGTCATGTCACGCTGGCCGGACAGAGCGGTATAGTCGGCCATGTAAACATTGGCGACGGCTGTGTTGTGGCGTCGAAGGCCGGCGTGCACAACGATCTCAAACCCGGATCAATAGTATCCGGCGCCCCGGCCATGGATCACAAGAGATGGCTGAGGGTGCAGGCCATTATCAAAAACCTGCCCGAGCTTCTGAAAAGGGTGCAGGAGCTTGAAAGGAGGCTTGATGCCAGGGATTAA
- the bamA gene encoding outer membrane protein assembly factor BamA has protein sequence MKDTLCKLLSLLLLALLFPVCLAAADIEVLSLNKELSDFISDVPCVTLKDTAKLRLDVYTKDGLVEVKDSDGIGYKAATLGDAANGYLRMKDVCVIKEIKINGTKRISSDAVRFRIRTAPGDIIHRLAIRKDIEEIYSMGYFESCNASSENNILTFNVTEYPVVVKIEIKGNKKLEEKKILEASEVKRFDILNTRSLKTAVDRIKALYREKGYYNVSVENEIQETDGGIILTFVIKENEKLWVKEVTFDGVSRKRTWWEPWKDPYSGMKNSMKTQKKSWWNPMDWFSDRGAYTESDMDTDLLRLEEYFGNEGYLQAKVGRPKVEIKENKGIYITVPVEEGPLFRLGNIDAEGDLIVPKEKIIKALGMEKGDIMSKMALYMGIERVRDIYMDRGYASVQIKPVTTEREGHVIDMTLDIKQNKPVHIDEVIIRNNKKTRDKVIRRELKLQETSLFSSTKLRDSRDNLNRLGYFSKVDINQVPSEKEDEMDLMVDIEENPTGAFTFGIAYSSIDKVMGQVEVSENNLFGLGLKAKASIEYGSTRKNYNIYLQEPWLMGYPVAVSTRVYDQERVLTYYTRESRGFSVGMSFPIIEEFRYNILYNYDYVLPFTDVDESYEPWLTTVEIEGGLNSSITNTISRVTTNDFYRPTRGMDASVSLQYSGLGGDYHYTRLGANVAQFFPLYKNIFALMLKGRWGTINGGEGQDVPTSELYTLGGMNSIRGFDYGDIGPRDNYGNVVGGNRMVVFNGEITFPIGAVPGLSGVVFVDAGNAFNNTIDLNNLKKSCGAGIRWVTPMGPLRLEYGWVIDPEEYDPSGKWDFTIGAFF, from the coding sequence TTGAAAGATACACTCTGTAAACTGTTATCGTTGCTGCTCCTGGCGCTCCTCTTCCCTGTATGCCTTGCGGCAGCGGATATTGAGGTCCTGTCCCTGAACAAGGAGCTTTCCGATTTCATTTCGGATGTACCCTGCGTGACCCTGAAGGACACTGCCAAGTTAAGGCTTGATGTCTATACCAAAGACGGACTTGTCGAGGTAAAGGATTCTGACGGGATAGGCTATAAGGCTGCAACGCTTGGTGATGCTGCAAACGGTTATCTCAGAATGAAAGATGTATGTGTTATAAAAGAGATAAAAATAAACGGAACCAAGCGCATATCAAGTGACGCCGTAAGGTTCAGGATAAGGACCGCCCCCGGAGATATAATCCACAGGCTCGCAATCAGAAAAGATATTGAGGAAATATACTCCATGGGATATTTTGAGAGCTGTAATGCATCGAGCGAGAATAATATCCTTACCTTCAATGTGACTGAATATCCAGTTGTCGTTAAGATTGAGATCAAAGGCAATAAGAAATTGGAAGAGAAGAAGATACTTGAGGCTTCCGAGGTCAAGAGATTCGATATACTCAATACACGTTCGCTTAAAACTGCGGTCGACAGGATAAAAGCCCTCTACAGGGAAAAGGGTTATTATAATGTCAGTGTTGAAAACGAGATTCAGGAAACAGACGGCGGAATAATTCTCACATTTGTCATCAAGGAAAATGAAAAGCTCTGGGTAAAAGAAGTAACATTTGACGGAGTGAGCCGTAAAAGGACCTGGTGGGAGCCATGGAAAGACCCTTATTCCGGAATGAAGAATTCCATGAAAACCCAGAAGAAAAGCTGGTGGAACCCCATGGACTGGTTTTCAGACAGGGGCGCATACACAGAAAGTGATATGGATACTGACCTGCTGCGGCTTGAGGAATACTTTGGAAACGAGGGATATCTTCAGGCCAAGGTTGGAAGGCCGAAAGTCGAGATAAAGGAAAATAAGGGAATCTATATAACTGTGCCGGTCGAAGAAGGCCCTCTTTTCAGACTCGGGAATATCGATGCAGAAGGTGACCTGATCGTTCCCAAGGAAAAAATTATTAAGGCCCTTGGAATGGAAAAGGGTGACATCATGAGCAAGATGGCACTGTATATGGGTATTGAAAGAGTGAGAGATATATATATGGACAGGGGTTATGCCTCTGTCCAGATAAAACCGGTGACAACCGAAAGAGAGGGTCATGTAATAGACATGACCCTTGATATCAAGCAGAACAAACCTGTTCATATCGATGAAGTGATTATCCGGAACAACAAGAAAACCCGGGACAAGGTTATAAGAAGAGAATTGAAACTGCAGGAAACATCACTGTTTTCATCTACAAAGCTCAGAGACAGCAGAGACAACCTTAACAGGCTCGGATATTTTTCCAAAGTGGATATCAATCAGGTCCCGAGCGAAAAAGAAGACGAGATGGACCTTATGGTGGATATCGAGGAGAATCCGACAGGTGCTTTCACCTTTGGAATTGCCTACTCAAGCATCGATAAGGTAATGGGGCAGGTGGAAGTCAGTGAGAATAACCTTTTCGGGCTCGGACTGAAAGCCAAGGCAAGTATAGAATACGGGTCGACCAGAAAAAACTACAACATATATCTGCAGGAACCATGGCTGATGGGGTATCCTGTTGCGGTAAGCACAAGAGTCTATGACCAGGAACGCGTTCTTACATATTATACCAGGGAATCAAGGGGATTTTCAGTCGGTATGAGTTTCCCTATTATTGAGGAATTCAGATATAATATATTATATAATTATGATTATGTCCTTCCTTTCACGGATGTGGACGAATCATATGAGCCCTGGCTGACAACGGTGGAAATTGAAGGCGGCCTCAACAGCAGCATTACAAACACGATCTCAAGGGTAACGACAAATGATTTCTACCGTCCGACGCGCGGAATGGATGCGTCTGTATCATTGCAGTATTCAGGCCTGGGAGGAGATTATCACTATACAAGATTAGGAGCCAATGTGGCGCAGTTTTTCCCTTTGTATAAAAACATATTTGCCCTGATGCTAAAGGGAAGATGGGGAACCATAAACGGTGGTGAGGGTCAGGATGTTCCCACATCAGAATTGTACACCCTCGGAGGGATGAACTCTATACGAGGCTTCGATTATGGTGATATCGGGCCCAGAGACAATTACGGCAATGTCGTTGGCGGAAACAGGATGGTGGTATTCAACGGTGAAATAACCTTCCCCATAGGAGCCGTACCGGGCCTTTCAGGTGTCGTATTTGTTGATGCGGGTAACGCATTCAACAACACGATTGATTTGAACAATCTTAAAAAATCATGCGGAGCCGGAATAAGATGGGTTACGCCAATGGGGCCGTTGAGGCTTGAGTATGGATGGGTAATCGATCCCGAAGAGTATGATCCCTCAGGTAAATGGGATTTCACCATCGGGGCGTTTTTCTAA
- the lpxB gene encoding lipid-A-disaccharide synthase, which produces MKTSPRILITAGEESADRHAAYLAREIRRIMPDAVVFGMGGHEMQKAGVRILYSMKEFSVMGFSDVLPKLAGILRIYSGLKKVIRETKPDVFIPVDLPDFNMRLAGFAKKQGVKVLYYIAPQAWAWRAYRAKTLARITDGLAVIFPFEEDFFRKSGVNCRYVGHPFLEENAIKTSETSWPVKRIVLMPGSRKDEIVRMLPVMVQAKRIIDSRKAGLKWMLPVAMGLNSDFIRGFTDGDIELAKEIPEADLAITKSGTGSFEVALKGIPGVICYKTSPINYVLAKIFVKVNYIGMPNIALGKGVVPELIQHDFTPGRVAEEVIRYMQDRKLYENTRDEFIALRKGLEGSQASLRTAEWVRDLTAKA; this is translated from the coding sequence ATGAAAACCTCACCCAGAATCCTTATTACAGCCGGAGAGGAAAGCGCGGACAGGCATGCAGCCTATCTGGCCAGAGAGATAAGACGCATTATGCCTGACGCTGTTGTCTTCGGCATGGGGGGCCATGAGATGCAGAAGGCCGGAGTTCGGATTCTGTATTCCATGAAGGAATTCTCGGTGATGGGTTTTTCTGACGTACTGCCGAAGCTGGCAGGTATTCTCAGGATATATTCGGGGCTCAAGAAGGTAATCAGGGAAACGAAGCCAGACGTGTTCATTCCCGTGGACCTGCCCGACTTCAATATGAGGCTTGCAGGATTTGCAAAGAAACAGGGCGTCAAGGTTCTTTATTACATTGCGCCGCAGGCATGGGCGTGGAGGGCTTACAGGGCGAAGACGCTCGCAAGGATCACCGACGGTCTGGCCGTGATATTCCCGTTCGAGGAGGACTTTTTCAGAAAAAGCGGAGTTAACTGCAGGTATGTGGGGCATCCGTTTCTGGAGGAAAATGCTATAAAGACTTCCGAGACGTCATGGCCTGTGAAGAGGATTGTCCTTATGCCCGGAAGCAGGAAGGACGAAATCGTGCGCATGCTTCCTGTAATGGTTCAGGCGAAAAGGATCATCGATTCAAGAAAGGCAGGTCTCAAATGGATGCTGCCCGTGGCAATGGGCCTCAACAGTGATTTTATCAGAGGCTTCACGGACGGAGATATAGAGCTGGCAAAAGAAATCCCTGAAGCCGATCTGGCCATTACGAAATCAGGCACCGGTTCATTTGAGGTTGCGTTAAAAGGCATACCCGGGGTCATCTGCTACAAAACTTCACCGATCAATTATGTTCTCGCTAAAATATTTGTTAAGGTCAATTATATAGGTATGCCGAATATAGCATTAGGCAAAGGGGTTGTCCCCGAACTCATACAGCATGATTTTACCCCGGGGAGAGTCGCTGAAGAGGTTATCAGGTATATGCAGGACAGAAAGCTTTATGAAAATACAAGAGACGAATTCATTGCTTTGAGAAAAGGCCTTGAAGGTTCACAGGCGTCTCTGAGGACGGCAGAATGGGTGAGGGATTTGACAGCGAAAGCGTAA
- the lpxK gene encoding tetraacyldisaccharide 4'-kinase, which yields MRTSWPGTVITRGFTTSSSGLMMLEMPYASAVYLRNLLYDKGILKSYLVPPLVVSIGNIEAGGTGKTPFTMALASELGRLGYNVAIVTRGYRGRLHGPVEVGPSHNYRDVGDEPLLMARTTGVPVIKSPDRCRGAAFAYRRLGAEIVLLDDGFQHRRIFRDLDICLVSGPLENERLLPAGRLREPVTSLKRACFIIDTKKDASIRIEGLIDFRGRLLSEIRADKIFAFCGIANPQRFFDTLRPFCAGIKTMIFADHHKYNAYDIRKIKKAATGSDMIVTTEKDFVRMNQSWMDDRFHALKVSMRSDKMMDIVREIERLAENRRISRQG from the coding sequence ATGAGGACCTCCTGGCCAGGAACGGTTATTACACGAGGCTTTACAACCTCCAGTTCGGGTCTGATGATGCTTGAGATGCCTTACGCTTCAGCTGTATATTTAAGGAATCTTCTCTACGATAAAGGCATATTGAAATCATATCTGGTGCCTCCCCTTGTCGTAAGCATAGGCAACATAGAAGCCGGCGGCACTGGCAAGACGCCTTTTACGATGGCACTGGCCAGTGAACTTGGCAGGCTCGGCTACAATGTGGCAATAGTCACGAGAGGATACAGGGGCAGACTGCACGGGCCTGTTGAAGTGGGCCCTTCTCATAACTACCGGGATGTAGGGGACGAACCCCTGCTCATGGCCAGGACCACTGGTGTTCCTGTAATCAAATCGCCTGACAGATGCAGGGGGGCCGCTTTCGCTTATAGAAGACTCGGGGCTGAAATTGTTCTTCTGGATGACGGGTTTCAGCACAGGCGCATATTCAGAGACCTTGACATATGTCTTGTTTCAGGCCCGCTTGAGAATGAAAGACTGCTGCCGGCAGGAAGGCTGAGAGAGCCGGTCACATCGCTCAAACGTGCCTGCTTCATAATCGATACGAAAAAAGACGCCTCGATACGTATCGAAGGGCTTATTGACTTCAGGGGAAGGCTTTTGTCCGAGATAAGGGCGGATAAGATATTCGCCTTCTGCGGCATAGCAAATCCTCAAAGGTTTTTCGACACCTTGAGGCCATTCTGCGCCGGGATAAAGACAATGATTTTTGCAGATCACCATAAATACAATGCCTATGATATCAGGAAGATAAAAAAGGCTGCCACGGGTTCTGACATGATTGTGACAACCGAGAAAGACTTTGTAAGGATGAATCAGTCATGGATGGATGACAGGTTTCATGCATTAAAAGTGAGCATGAGGTCAGATAAGATGATGGATATTGTCAGGGAGATAGAAAGACTTGCTGAAAACAGGCGTATTTCTAGACAGGGATGA